One Methanolobus sp. WCC4 DNA segment encodes these proteins:
- a CDS encoding right-handed parallel beta-helix repeat-containing protein: MGLKIITVIFLLLLTISCASATTITFSNNDSINASFTSIQDAIDQAQKNDSIVIYSGTYSETLVVDKPLSISSFSPDPKDVVITSNNSSAPIIHITADNVKVSGLTIEGDSDNPVVAGIAIGNVKNSLVSNNIISKTQNGLYIESSSGNEIQNNTMLSNTEHGIYLLDSGLNTLENNIIQSNKRGLYLDISDENIITGNEINNNQFYGLALRKSNTNEITNNQLFLNSIGLSLTSSDKNSITGNNVSNNKDQGSLLWDSGSNTLKSNVLAENRDSGITLISSTSANNVLDGNTLSNNFHGISIENSDNNIIKNNAFNSNEEYGIYHLFPGDKNTIEDNSFSDNRSENIEFTIFQQIFIFFVILIVATVIAFYFNLSWLKKGIAGLVVLLVITFILIIAWYYPFSHGLPDNNVYVENLEESIVPLNETYSRVTISMNLNYQNKDAYLYNNNTGDMIDNLPVFVQVSASTPADGSYSDEDTELIFEEQVVLEYLGSNHYECTIDMESGKTYAYDVEVKLRRELPYPHPTSGEIKWELLGGLSDNIDLR; this comes from the coding sequence GTGGGTCTGAAAATAATCACAGTCATATTTTTATTGCTTCTCACTATTAGTTGTGCCTCTGCAACTACAATAACATTCAGCAACAATGATAGCATAAACGCTTCTTTTACCTCTATTCAGGATGCCATAGATCAGGCTCAAAAGAATGATTCTATAGTCATCTACAGTGGAACTTATTCTGAAACTCTCGTTGTAGACAAACCTTTAAGCATAAGCTCCTTTTCTCCTGACCCTAAAGATGTTGTTATTACTTCTAATAACTCGTCTGCTCCGATCATTCACATTACAGCAGATAATGTTAAGGTAAGTGGTCTGACGATTGAAGGAGATAGTGACAATCCTGTTGTTGCAGGTATAGCCATCGGGAATGTAAAGAACTCTCTTGTAAGTAACAACATAATCTCTAAGACTCAGAATGGTCTTTATATCGAGTCCTCTTCAGGAAATGAGATTCAGAATAATACTATGCTCTCAAATACTGAGCATGGGATATATCTTCTTGACTCTGGGCTGAACACCCTGGAAAATAATATTATTCAAAGTAATAAGCGTGGTCTTTACTTAGACATCTCTGATGAAAATATTATTACTGGCAATGAGATTAACAACAACCAGTTTTATGGACTTGCACTTAGAAAATCAAATACTAATGAGATTACAAACAATCAACTGTTCCTCAATAGCATTGGTTTAAGCCTTACTTCATCTGACAAGAATTCAATTACTGGTAATAACGTCAGCAATAATAAGGATCAGGGATCTCTCTTGTGGGATTCAGGTTCGAATACCTTAAAGAGCAATGTTCTTGCAGAAAACAGGGATTCTGGCATCACCCTGATATCATCTACTTCTGCAAATAACGTTTTAGATGGAAATACTCTGTCAAATAATTTTCATGGGATATCAATTGAGAATTCTGACAATAATATTATCAAAAACAATGCATTCAATTCAAATGAAGAATATGGCATTTATCATTTATTTCCAGGAGACAAAAATACCATTGAGGACAATTCATTCTCAGATAACCGTTCTGAAAACATAGAATTCACAATTTTCCAGCAAATTTTCATCTTCTTTGTTATTCTCATCGTAGCAACTGTAATTGCCTTTTACTTCAATCTCTCCTGGTTGAAGAAGGGCATTGCAGGACTGGTTGTACTTCTTGTAATAACATTTATTCTAATTATTGCATGGTACTACCCATTTAGCCACGGTCTTCCAGACAACAACGTTTACGTTGAGAATCTCGAAGAAAGCATTGTTCCACTGAACGAAACATATTCAAGAGTAACGATTTCAATGAACCTGAACTATCAAAACAAGGATGCTTACCTTTATAACAACAATACAGGAGATATGATCGATAACCTTCCGGTCTTTGTTCAGGTAAGTGCTTCCACACCTGCTGATGGTTCATACTCAGATGAAGATACGGAATTGATATTTGAGGAACAAGTGGTCTTAGAGTACTTAGGTTCCAATCACTATGAATGTACAATTGATATGGAATCTGGAAAGACGTATGCATATGATGTCGAAGTTAAATTGAGGAGAGAGCTTCCATATCCACATCCTACCTCTGGGGAAATAAAGTGGGAGTTGCTTGGAGGTCTTTCTGATAATATTGATTTGAGATAA
- a CDS encoding DUF4064 domain-containing protein → MGKILIDSQLYAEQDNRKSYMKTRAETIFGIAGGFFGSLIAAFIFYATLVNIWPGGAHTMYATSSVFGYSDPFVIMLGIGTITLILGLMGIAGGILAKTDRKKGGKLMLTAGILGFLLFFWTWILPGILLTTGGIMAIRASE, encoded by the coding sequence TTGGGTAAAATACTGATAGATAGCCAATTGTATGCAGAACAGGATAACAGGAAAAGCTACATGAAAACAAGAGCTGAAACAATATTTGGGATTGCTGGTGGTTTTTTTGGCAGCCTCATAGCCGCCTTCATTTTTTATGCAACGCTGGTTAATATCTGGCCAGGAGGAGCGCACACGATGTATGCCACTTCCAGTGTTTTCGGATATTCTGACCCTTTCGTGATAATGCTGGGTATTGGCACAATAACACTAATATTGGGTTTAATGGGAATTGCCGGTGGAATTCTTGCTAAAACTGATAGGAAAAAGGGTGGAAAATTAATGCTGACAGCCGGCATACTTGGATTTCTCTTATTTTTCTGGACGTGGATCCTCCCTGGAATACTGCTTACAACCGGTGGGATCATGGCAATACGAGCTAGTGAGTAA
- a CDS encoding transglutaminase family protein, producing MTALHDYLRPTPIIDFDHPAVMKKAKELAGNNQNQTEIARLCFEFVRDEIKHSHDHRMNPVTLKASEVLEHVTGYCYAKSHLLAALLRASSIPAGICYQRLSRDDNAEGGPFCLHALNAVHLEGIGWYRMDARGNKEGVNAQFNPPHEQLAYEIRIEGEADLPEIWADSLPVVVEVLRKYRSYDEVYANLPDVPLITEK from the coding sequence ATGACAGCACTACACGATTACCTCAGACCGACACCAATCATCGACTTCGACCATCCTGCCGTCATGAAAAAAGCAAAGGAACTCGCAGGGAACAACCAGAACCAGACAGAGATAGCCAGACTCTGCTTCGAGTTCGTCAGGGATGAGATCAAACACAGCCATGACCACCGGATGAACCCTGTCACCCTGAAAGCATCCGAGGTATTGGAACATGTAACAGGCTATTGCTATGCTAAAAGTCATCTCCTTGCAGCACTTCTCAGAGCTAGCTCAATTCCGGCAGGTATCTGCTACCAGCGTCTGAGCAGGGATGACAATGCAGAAGGCGGACCATTCTGTTTGCACGCCCTGAATGCTGTTCATCTGGAAGGGATTGGATGGTACCGGATGGATGCCAGAGGGAATAAGGAAGGTGTTAATGCTCAGTTCAACCCACCTCATGAGCAGCTTGCATATGAGATAAGGATCGAAGGAGAGGCAGACCTTCCTGAGATATGGGCGGACTCACTTCCGGTTGTTGTGGAAGTTCTGAGAAAGTACAGGAGCTACGATGAGGTTTACGCGAACCTGCCGGATGTTCCCTTGATAACTGAAAAGTGA
- a CDS encoding nuclear transport factor 2 family protein: protein MRPKELIEKWVESFNNADSDGLADMYSEDAVNYQVPEEPVEGKEAIRKMFEEEFARAEMVCIVENIFEDGEWAILEWKDPLGLRGCGFFHIVKDKIIFQRGYWDKLSFLRQHGLQVPDV from the coding sequence ATGCGTCCAAAAGAACTTATAGAAAAATGGGTTGAATCCTTTAACAATGCAGACTCAGACGGACTTGCTGATATGTACAGTGAGGACGCTGTCAACTATCAGGTTCCTGAGGAACCGGTGGAAGGTAAAGAAGCTATCAGGAAGATGTTCGAGGAAGAGTTTGCCAGAGCTGAGATGGTCTGCATAGTTGAGAATATCTTTGAGGATGGTGAGTGGGCGATTCTGGAGTGGAAAGACCCCCTGGGATTGCGTGGTTGTGGATTTTTCCATATTGTGAAGGATAAGATAATCTTCCAGAGAGGTTACTGGGATAAGCTCTCATTTTTGAGACAACACGGTCTTCAGGTTCCTGATGTTTAG